Proteins encoded within one genomic window of Saccharicrinis carchari:
- a CDS encoding ATP-binding protein, translated as MRAKFNLSMRHTVALFILLAALVSKSLQAQYEIKLSNSYPPYNFVNEEEDLVGFNVDILNAIQDIYDTDINLQGGEWYSINEELNNGKIHAIAGTHYPGSPDNDYIYTRSTINTSHCFLYNGNYKNKFSLEYFRSLKKPLVALWQNDVLIRYVHSINPTAEFIFVNDYEKLVMALDRKDVTCIVAQKVAAMYYATKLGKDYIHSLNHQLLERSMGFKVAKSSPELAEILNNGLEVILANGQYQQIYNKWIEPYAKRSNPWQSYYKYFLLSGIIISVLSLFLLTANYVLKTRIRSKTKDLQHQLEVNSEIMKELEEQKNKAEESDRMKSAFLANMSHEIRTPMNGILGFTELLRTADYSSQEQEQFIQVIEQSGNRMLETINNIIDVSKLESGIEQAQHKEMNIKHMLIELHDFFIREAKVKEIQLILEEKETTSAQPFVSDEHKLNSILTNLIKNAIKFTSEGYVKVTYHIGKDFAEFWVSDTGIGIAQHKQASIFNQFEQGEGAYSRAYEGSGLGLSITKGYVDLLDGAIRVESEPQKGTTFYVRIPNHERVG; from the coding sequence TTGAGAGCAAAATTTAATCTCTCAATGCGTCATACCGTTGCACTCTTCATACTATTGGCGGCACTTGTTTCGAAAAGCCTACAGGCTCAATACGAAATTAAGCTTAGCAACAGCTATCCTCCGTATAACTTTGTTAACGAAGAGGAGGACTTGGTTGGATTTAATGTTGACATCCTCAATGCCATCCAGGATATCTACGACACCGACATAAACCTACAGGGGGGTGAATGGTATTCGATTAATGAGGAACTGAACAATGGAAAAATACACGCCATTGCCGGCACCCATTATCCGGGAAGTCCCGATAACGATTACATCTACACCCGATCAACCATAAACACTTCACACTGCTTTTTATACAACGGCAATTACAAAAATAAATTTTCGCTTGAGTATTTCAGATCTTTAAAAAAACCACTTGTGGCCTTATGGCAAAACGATGTACTGATACGCTATGTGCACTCCATTAACCCAACGGCAGAATTCATTTTTGTGAATGACTACGAAAAACTGGTGATGGCACTCGACAGAAAAGATGTTACCTGCATTGTAGCCCAAAAGGTGGCAGCTATGTACTACGCCACAAAACTTGGCAAAGACTACATCCATTCATTAAATCATCAACTATTAGAACGTAGCATGGGCTTTAAGGTGGCAAAATCATCGCCCGAACTTGCTGAAATTTTAAATAACGGATTAGAAGTGATCCTGGCCAACGGCCAATACCAACAAATTTACAACAAGTGGATTGAACCATACGCTAAAAGGAGTAACCCCTGGCAGAGTTATTATAAATATTTTTTATTGTCCGGAATTATTATTTCTGTTCTATCCCTGTTTCTTTTAACCGCAAACTATGTTTTAAAAACGAGGATTCGAAGTAAAACCAAAGACCTTCAGCATCAACTGGAAGTGAATTCTGAAATAATGAAAGAACTGGAAGAGCAAAAAAATAAGGCAGAAGAAAGTGACAGGATGAAATCGGCCTTTTTAGCGAATATGAGTCACGAAATTAGAACTCCCATGAACGGCATTCTGGGTTTTACCGAACTATTACGAACGGCGGATTACTCGTCACAGGAACAAGAGCAATTTATACAGGTTATTGAACAAAGCGGAAACCGAATGTTAGAAACCATTAACAACATTATCGATGTTTCTAAACTGGAATCGGGCATTGAGCAAGCTCAACACAAAGAAATGAACATTAAACATATGTTGATTGAACTGCATGATTTTTTCATCCGCGAAGCAAAAGTAAAAGAAATTCAACTTATTCTGGAGGAAAAAGAAACGACTTCCGCTCAGCCGTTTGTTTCAGACGAACATAAACTAAACTCCATACTCACCAACCTAATAAAGAATGCCATAAAATTTACCAGCGAGGGCTATGTAAAGGTGACCTACCATATTGGTAAAGATTTTGCTGAATTTTGGGTGAGCGATACGGGCATAGGTATTGCACAGCACAAACAAGCGTCAATTTTCAATCAGTTTGAACAGGGTGAAGGGGCTTATTCGAGAGCTTACGAAGGTTCCGGACTGGGGCTATCCATTACAAAGGGATATGTAGATCTGTTGGATGGCGCAATCAGGGTTGAATCTGAACCGCAAAAGGGCACCACCTTTTATGTTCGTATCCCCAACCACGAAAGGGTAGGGTAA
- a CDS encoding shikimate dehydrogenase family protein encodes MKTYGLIGYPLSQSFSQKYFSDKFKNESIAARYLNFPIASIDELPQLLAKHPYIGGLNVTIPYKEKVMDYLTEIDPMAEEAGAVNVVKLDWSHASRPKLKGFNTDIIGFSESIKPLLKAQHKNALILGTGGAAKAVGFALEKMDIAYQFVSRSPQGQNQTIYEALNAETMAQNTIIINTTPLGMYGDMEAKPDIPYQYTSKQHLFFDLIYNPTLSAFLKAGQDQGASVKNGLEMLHLQAEAAWEIWNRE; translated from the coding sequence ATGAAAACATACGGTTTAATTGGATATCCTTTATCCCAATCTTTTTCGCAAAAATATTTTAGTGATAAATTTAAAAATGAATCCATAGCAGCCCGCTATCTGAATTTCCCTATTGCCTCTATTGACGAACTGCCACAGCTACTTGCAAAACATCCGTACATTGGCGGACTCAATGTTACCATTCCATACAAAGAAAAAGTAATGGATTATTTAACCGAGATAGACCCCATGGCCGAAGAGGCCGGTGCGGTAAACGTGGTAAAGTTGGATTGGAGCCATGCTTCCAGGCCGAAATTAAAAGGCTTTAATACGGATATCATCGGTTTTAGCGAATCGATAAAACCATTGCTGAAAGCGCAGCACAAAAACGCCCTTATCCTGGGAACGGGAGGAGCGGCCAAGGCCGTGGGTTTTGCGCTGGAAAAAATGGATATCGCCTACCAGTTTGTCTCCCGAAGTCCTCAGGGCCAAAACCAGACCATTTATGAAGCCCTGAATGCAGAAACCATGGCTCAAAATACCATCATTATTAATACAACTCCCCTGGGTATGTATGGCGATATGGAGGCCAAACCCGATATACCTTATCAATATACCAGCAAGCAACATCTGTTTTTCGATTTAATTTACAACCCTACACTAAGCGCCTTTTTAAAAGCAGGACAAGATCAAGGTGCCAGCGTTAAAAACGGACTGGAAATGCTGCACCTCCAGGCCGAAGCAGCCTGGGAGATTTGGAACAGGGAATAA
- a CDS encoding DUF368 domain-containing protein has product MNTRIFLQLIFKGMAMGAANVIPGVSGGTIALITGVFERLINAIKSFDVKAVKLLIKGDIKSLIKHIDLWFLIGLFVGIGIAVLSLAQLFKYLFVAHPVYIWAFFFGLVMASIFFVGKRVSRWNFASIASFVVGTAMAVSISVLTPASEDSSIPYLFICGIVAICSMIIPGLSGSFVLILMGNYQLVMINAVSDLNLNILLPVAIGAGVGLIGFSHFLSWLLKKYHNPTIAILTGFIMGSLGILWPWKTENTEVFGDKIKTIGYDWFLPTIDTSFFVAVVFIIAGIAAIWLTESLGSKKLQEK; this is encoded by the coding sequence ATGAATACAAGAATATTTTTGCAGCTAATTTTTAAAGGCATGGCCATGGGGGCAGCCAACGTTATTCCAGGCGTATCCGGTGGCACCATCGCGTTGATAACCGGTGTGTTCGAAAGATTGATTAATGCTATTAAATCGTTTGATGTAAAAGCAGTAAAACTATTGATTAAAGGTGATATAAAAAGCTTGATAAAACATATCGACCTGTGGTTTTTAATCGGATTATTTGTTGGTATTGGTATTGCTGTGCTTAGCCTGGCACAATTATTTAAGTATCTTTTTGTGGCCCATCCGGTTTATATTTGGGCTTTCTTTTTTGGCTTGGTTATGGCCAGTATATTTTTTGTGGGCAAAAGGGTGAGTCGATGGAACTTTGCCAGTATCGCTTCTTTTGTTGTAGGCACAGCTATGGCTGTTTCTATCAGTGTGCTTACTCCGGCTTCCGAAGACAGTTCGATACCCTACCTTTTTATTTGCGGTATAGTAGCCATTTGCAGCATGATAATACCCGGTTTGTCGGGCTCTTTTGTGTTGATTTTAATGGGCAATTACCAACTGGTAATGATAAATGCGGTTAGCGATTTAAACCTTAATATATTGCTACCCGTGGCTATTGGCGCAGGCGTTGGCCTTATTGGTTTTTCTCATTTTTTATCGTGGTTGCTCAAAAAATATCATAACCCTACCATCGCCATACTCACCGGTTTTATTATGGGATCGCTGGGCATTTTATGGCCTTGGAAAACTGAAAATACAGAAGTATTTGGAGATAAAATTAAAACAATTGGCTACGACTGGTTTTTACCCACCATTGATACTTCCTTTTTTGTGGCTGTTGTTTTTATTATCGCAGGTATAGCTGCCATCTGGCTTACCGAGTCGCTGGGTTCGAAAAAATTACAGGAGAAGTAG
- a CDS encoding tetratricopeptide repeat protein, whose amino-acid sequence MQGYSHANHDGTREAVEKFEELVHRNKESYFDVSQIESIFDFYNEQNMTDKATSVLQMGLRQHPDSTALQLKYSTLLLEQHQDEESLKILNYLKLVETNNSEVFLNLGIIYTRWHKRELALEYYTSAIKFADGEELESFIFEIGFNLNLDDYNLEARKLLAKYQPRYPNNENMLFELAYAHDKLDEIEQGIAVYNKLLDLNPYLENAWYNMGILLSKQEKFQQAIEAYNITIALAPDLSEAYFNKANSLAQIGEYAEALSAYAEYMSYSFPSPLTYYYMGDCHENLGNYDLASRFYKLAIDNDPENTDALLSLGRTSYHVQDYPTSVAAFEKALHIDPDSADAWLSLGKAYKKMNKPSEAKRCLKKALLTEDQDTYSWIEMFQFMEENEKNFNATAFLKRVLSKDHTNGALHYLAAVIYNKNNNNEDALKHLVIARQLLPNDLEIVLNEYPSLVSMPKIAEYLNSI is encoded by the coding sequence ATGCAAGGATACTCTCACGCAAATCATGACGGGACACGAGAAGCTGTAGAAAAATTTGAAGAGTTGGTTCATCGCAACAAAGAGTCCTATTTTGATGTGTCTCAAATAGAATCTATTTTTGATTTTTATAACGAGCAGAACATGACGGACAAGGCCACTTCCGTTTTACAGATGGGTCTGCGCCAACATCCGGATTCCACTGCGCTGCAATTAAAATACAGTACCCTTCTCCTGGAACAACATCAAGACGAAGAATCGTTAAAGATATTGAATTATCTAAAACTGGTTGAAACCAACAATTCAGAAGTTTTCCTTAACCTTGGTATTATTTACACCCGTTGGCATAAAAGGGAACTGGCGCTGGAGTATTATACCAGTGCCATTAAATTTGCCGATGGCGAAGAGCTGGAAAGTTTTATTTTTGAGATAGGGTTTAACCTGAATCTGGACGATTATAACCTGGAGGCTCGTAAGCTGCTCGCCAAGTATCAGCCACGCTACCCCAATAACGAAAACATGTTATTTGAGCTGGCCTATGCACACGATAAACTCGATGAGATAGAGCAAGGGATAGCCGTATATAATAAACTGCTGGATTTGAACCCTTATTTGGAGAACGCCTGGTACAACATGGGCATTCTTTTAAGTAAACAGGAAAAATTTCAGCAAGCCATTGAGGCTTATAACATAACCATTGCGCTTGCACCTGATCTGTCAGAAGCCTACTTTAACAAAGCCAACAGCCTGGCACAAATAGGCGAATATGCCGAAGCCCTTAGCGCCTACGCCGAATATATGTCGTACAGTTTCCCTTCGCCCCTGACCTATTATTATATGGGTGATTGCCACGAAAATTTAGGAAACTATGATTTGGCATCCCGCTTTTATAAGTTGGCCATCGATAATGATCCTGAGAATACAGATGCGCTCCTATCGCTGGGCCGCACATCGTACCATGTGCAGGATTACCCAACAAGTGTTGCTGCTTTTGAAAAGGCGTTGCATATCGACCCGGATTCGGCCGACGCATGGTTATCGCTGGGCAAAGCTTACAAAAAAATGAATAAACCCAGCGAAGCAAAAAGATGTTTGAAAAAAGCACTCCTTACGGAGGATCAAGACACATACAGCTGGATTGAAATGTTCCAGTTTATGGAAGAGAACGAAAAAAATTTTAATGCTACGGCTTTTTTAAAACGGGTGTTAAGCAAAGACCACACCAATGGTGCCTTGCATTACCTGGCTGCCGTAATCTATAATAAAAATAACAACAACGAAGATGCCTTAAAGCATTTGGTCATCGCCCGACAGCTTTTACCCAATGATTTGGAAATTGTTTTAAACGAATACCCATCCTTGGTTTCAATGCCCAAGATAGCAGAATATCTTAACTCCATTTAA
- a CDS encoding DUF4301 family protein, translated as MITDKDISLLKSKGITTESVNKQLKQFEKGFAFMDIQKPASTGKGIIVLDEEEKLMFTDQYRAGIDQGCSVIKFVPASGAATRMFKDMFTFINADKAKQEELKKQGPVQDFLSHINHFAFSQELAKVSGIDFSDKKAVMDNAVLIVEKLLLSNGLNYGNHPKGVLKFHLEGDRATTPIEEHLCEGATYGQDNEGNVNIHFTVSGDHKALFQEVVNKNIPYYEAKYDVKFNISFSEQKEHTDTIAVNPDNSPFRTEDGKLLFRPGGHGALIENLNDLEADIIFIKNIDNVIPEYRLKDTIQHKEALAGVLYQYQQKIFDYLQQLSSDKENLPLLEEILDFMQDQLFIALPEGIAEYPLAEKRLYIISKLNRPIRVCGMVKNEGEPGGGPFWGIGKYGETSLQIVEGSQIDMENPEKKNLVKKSTHFNPVDLVCGTKDYKGNKFDLLEYVDPKTGFISDKSVGGRVLKALELPGLWNGAMSDWITLFVEVPISTFNPVKTVNDLLRPQHQPENTK; from the coding sequence ATGATTACAGACAAAGACATTTCGCTTTTAAAAAGTAAAGGCATCACGACCGAAAGCGTAAACAAACAGCTAAAGCAATTTGAAAAAGGCTTTGCTTTTATGGACATACAAAAGCCTGCCTCTACCGGCAAAGGAATTATTGTATTGGACGAAGAGGAAAAGTTGATGTTTACCGACCAGTACAGAGCCGGTATCGATCAGGGTTGCTCCGTGATTAAATTTGTACCTGCTTCGGGTGCAGCCACAAGGATGTTTAAAGATATGTTTACTTTTATAAATGCCGACAAAGCCAAGCAAGAGGAATTAAAAAAACAAGGGCCTGTTCAGGATTTTCTATCTCATATCAATCATTTTGCGTTTTCGCAGGAATTGGCAAAAGTAAGTGGGATTGATTTTTCCGATAAAAAAGCCGTGATGGATAATGCCGTTTTAATTGTTGAAAAATTACTATTGTCCAACGGTTTAAACTACGGAAACCACCCCAAAGGGGTTTTAAAATTCCATTTAGAAGGCGACAGAGCCACCACGCCCATTGAAGAACACTTGTGCGAAGGTGCCACCTATGGACAAGACAACGAAGGAAATGTAAACATTCATTTTACGGTTTCGGGCGATCACAAAGCGCTTTTTCAAGAAGTGGTTAACAAAAACATACCCTATTACGAGGCCAAGTACGACGTGAAGTTTAACATCAGTTTTTCGGAACAAAAGGAACACACCGATACCATTGCCGTAAACCCCGACAACAGCCCTTTCCGTACTGAGGACGGTAAACTCCTGTTTCGTCCTGGCGGTCACGGAGCACTTATCGAAAACCTAAACGACCTGGAAGCCGACATCATCTTTATCAAAAATATCGACAACGTAATTCCTGAGTATCGCTTAAAAGACACCATCCAGCACAAAGAAGCGCTGGCGGGTGTTTTGTATCAGTATCAGCAAAAAATATTTGATTATCTTCAACAGCTATCGAGCGATAAAGAAAACTTACCGTTACTGGAAGAAATCCTTGATTTTATGCAAGATCAACTATTTATAGCTCTGCCCGAAGGTATAGCGGAATATCCACTTGCCGAAAAACGACTTTATATTATTTCCAAACTAAACAGGCCCATCCGGGTTTGTGGTATGGTAAAAAACGAGGGAGAGCCTGGTGGGGGCCCCTTCTGGGGCATTGGAAAATATGGAGAAACGTCATTGCAAATAGTGGAAGGCTCGCAAATTGACATGGAAAATCCGGAAAAGAAAAATTTGGTAAAGAAAAGTACCCACTTTAACCCGGTGGATTTGGTATGTGGAACCAAGGATTACAAGGGTAATAAGTTTGATCTGTTGGAGTATGTGGATCCCAAAACAGGATTCATTTCTGATAAATCGGTTGGCGGAAGAGTACTCAAAGCCCTTGAATTGCCAGGACTATGGAATGGAGCCATGAGTGACTGGATCACTTTGTTTGTAGAAGTGCCCATCAGTACTTTTAACCCGGTAAAAACAGTAAACGACCTGTTGCGCCCACAGCATCAGCCTGAAAACACAAAATAA
- a CDS encoding TIGR01212 family radical SAM protein (This family includes YhcC from E. coli K-12, an uncharacterized radical SAM protein.), whose translation MEYAWGHARRFNDYSSYLKRMFDQRVQKISVDAGFTCPNRDGAKGKGGCTFCNNNTFNPAYCSPQDSITSQIEKGINFFAPKYKTQYYLAYFQAYSNTYDSIEILKKRYNEALVHPQVIGLVIGTRPDCVSNELLTFLSELNRHYHVIIEYGIESTLNKTLNTINRGHDYESGVEAIQKTSDAGINVGAHLILGLPGESREEILQHAVKISALPLNYLKLHQLQLVRGSKMGREYLKKPDSVKLYEEDEYIELVVDFLELLNPNIVLERFVSQSPKDLLIAPKWGSKNFEFVAKVDKRLKQRDTWQGKLFMERFLR comes from the coding sequence ATGGAATATGCATGGGGGCATGCCCGACGCTTTAACGATTACAGCTCTTACCTGAAAAGGATGTTTGATCAGCGGGTACAGAAAATTTCGGTGGATGCAGGTTTTACCTGTCCCAATCGTGACGGCGCTAAAGGCAAAGGCGGCTGCACCTTTTGCAACAACAACACCTTTAACCCTGCTTATTGCAGTCCGCAGGATAGCATCACTAGCCAGATAGAAAAGGGGATCAATTTTTTTGCCCCCAAGTATAAAACGCAATATTATTTGGCATACTTCCAGGCTTACAGTAATACTTACGATAGCATTGAAATACTCAAAAAACGCTACAACGAGGCCTTGGTACATCCCCAGGTAATTGGTTTGGTAATAGGCACAAGACCCGATTGTGTGAGCAATGAGTTATTGACTTTTTTATCAGAGTTAAATCGTCATTATCATGTTATCATTGAGTATGGTATTGAATCCACTTTAAACAAAACCTTAAACACGATAAACCGTGGGCACGATTATGAGAGTGGGGTAGAGGCCATTCAAAAAACTTCCGATGCAGGGATTAATGTGGGGGCACACCTTATCCTGGGGCTTCCGGGCGAATCGAGGGAAGAGATACTGCAGCATGCCGTAAAGATATCGGCCTTGCCGTTGAATTATTTAAAACTTCATCAGCTGCAATTGGTGCGAGGTTCAAAAATGGGTCGCGAGTACCTGAAAAAGCCGGACTCGGTTAAACTGTATGAGGAGGATGAATATATTGAACTGGTAGTCGATTTTTTGGAGCTTCTCAATCCCAATATCGTATTGGAACGTTTTGTGAGTCAATCGCCAAAGGATTTGTTGATTGCTCCCAAATGGGGTTCTAAAAATTTTGAGTTTGTGGCCAAAGTGGATAAAAGATTAAAACAAAGAGATACCTGGCAGGGAAAGCTGTTTATGGAGCGTTTTTTAAGATGA
- a CDS encoding dipeptidyl-peptidase 3 family protein yields MKNSCTYILGLVLFLFSCQSKQQADKYSASVPNIKEKVEEFVPVQLTADISYLSDKQKKMLPLLFDAAEIMDDLFWKQAWGDKDELLSNVDDPYLAKFLHINYGPWERLNGNQPFVKGIGKKPDGAQFYPVDMTIDEFEALEDENKKGLYTVIRRDQNGKLKVIPYHVEYSRELQKAADLLNQAATLAEDDGFRDYLTKRAKALLNSEYFESDMAWMSMKDNKIDFVIGPIENYEDALLGAKTAFESYILIKDTVWSARLAHFATLLPQLQSGLPVEDKYKAEVPGSDSDLGAYDVVFYAGDCNAGSKTIAINLPNDPQVQLKKGSRKLQLKNTMKAKFDKILMPIAELLIVDEQLANVTFDAFFQNTMFHEVAHGLGIKNTLDGAGTVREALKETSTAIEEGKADILGLYMVDMLTKMNELGDKQELMDNYVTFMAGLFRSIRFGASSSHGKANMIRFNYFKDKEAFTKDATTGKYKVDMVKMRQAMIDLSKEILIMQGDGDYQKANEMITKMGLIKPELQSDLDKIRDAGIPRDIVFEQGLEMLDI; encoded by the coding sequence ATGAAAAATAGTTGTACATATATTTTAGGTCTTGTGTTATTCTTGTTTTCGTGTCAATCGAAACAACAAGCAGACAAATACAGTGCTTCGGTGCCAAACATCAAAGAAAAAGTAGAGGAATTTGTGCCGGTTCAATTAACCGCCGATATATCCTATCTATCTGATAAGCAAAAAAAGATGTTGCCTTTATTGTTCGATGCAGCTGAAATAATGGACGACCTTTTCTGGAAACAGGCCTGGGGAGACAAAGATGAGCTATTGTCTAATGTGGATGATCCGTACCTGGCAAAATTCCTGCATATCAATTATGGCCCCTGGGAGAGGCTGAATGGCAATCAGCCGTTTGTAAAAGGTATTGGTAAAAAGCCGGATGGAGCACAGTTTTATCCTGTAGATATGACCATAGACGAGTTTGAGGCGCTGGAGGATGAAAATAAGAAAGGCCTTTATACCGTTATCCGACGCGACCAAAACGGCAAGTTAAAAGTAATACCCTATCATGTAGAATATAGCCGGGAATTACAAAAAGCCGCAGACTTACTCAACCAAGCCGCCACCTTGGCAGAGGATGATGGATTCAGAGACTACCTGACAAAAAGAGCCAAGGCCTTGCTGAATAGCGAATATTTTGAAAGTGATATGGCCTGGATGAGCATGAAGGACAATAAAATTGACTTTGTTATTGGCCCCATCGAAAACTATGAAGATGCACTGCTTGGTGCAAAAACAGCTTTCGAATCGTACATCTTAATAAAAGATACCGTGTGGTCGGCCAGGTTGGCACACTTTGCAACATTATTACCCCAACTTCAAAGCGGCTTGCCGGTAGAGGATAAGTACAAGGCCGAAGTGCCGGGAAGCGATTCGGATTTAGGTGCCTACGATGTGGTTTTTTATGCGGGCGATTGCAATGCCGGCAGCAAAACCATTGCCATCAACCTTCCTAACGACCCACAGGTACAATTAAAAAAGGGCAGCCGTAAACTACAACTTAAAAACACTATGAAAGCTAAGTTCGATAAGATACTGATGCCCATTGCTGAGCTGCTCATTGTCGATGAACAACTTGCTAATGTGACCTTTGATGCCTTTTTTCAAAACACCATGTTCCATGAGGTGGCACATGGGCTGGGCATTAAAAACACGCTCGATGGTGCAGGCACAGTCCGCGAAGCGCTTAAAGAAACCTCAACCGCTATTGAAGAAGGCAAAGCAGATATTCTTGGCCTGTACATGGTTGACATGCTCACCAAAATGAATGAACTGGGCGATAAGCAGGAGTTGATGGATAATTATGTAACATTTATGGCCGGACTGTTTCGCTCCATTCGCTTTGGTGCTTCCAGCTCGCATGGCAAGGCTAATATGATACGTTTTAATTATTTTAAAGATAAAGAAGCTTTTACCAAAGATGCTACAACGGGTAAATATAAAGTGGATATGGTAAAGATGCGTCAGGCCATGATCGACCTGTCAAAAGAGATTTTAATAATGCAGGGGGATGGCGACTATCAAAAAGCGAACGAAATGATTACGAAAATGGGACTTATAAAGCCTGAACTGCAATCCGACCTGGATAAAATTCGCGATGCCGGCATTCCGCGTGATATTGTTTTTGAGCAGGGGCTGGAAATGCTTGATATTTAA
- a CDS encoding LysE family translocator translates to MLLNYLIDGIIIGFSASVPLGPIGVLCIQRTLNKGRLSGFISGLGAAFSDTIYAILAGFSLSYIVNFIEQQLLYIQIFGALLLILLGIHIFYSNPAVQLRKQRKGKSNLFQDFISTFIVTISNPLAIFLFLAFFASFGAVKPGDDASNHFILIAGVLAGASLWWFILSSLISLFRSKINLRRLWWLNKITGAAIVILVVIGFVVFLFSDAIK, encoded by the coding sequence ATGTTACTAAACTATTTAATCGACGGCATAATCATAGGGTTTTCGGCATCTGTTCCTTTAGGTCCAATTGGGGTGCTATGTATACAACGTACCTTAAACAAAGGTCGCCTGTCGGGTTTTATTTCCGGACTGGGAGCTGCATTTAGCGATACAATTTACGCCATACTGGCAGGCTTTAGCTTATCTTATATCGTTAATTTTATCGAACAGCAACTTTTGTATATTCAAATATTTGGTGCCCTTTTACTTATTTTGCTTGGTATCCATATTTTTTACAGCAATCCTGCCGTCCAGCTCCGCAAGCAACGAAAGGGTAAGAGTAATTTATTTCAGGATTTCATTTCTACTTTCATTGTCACCATTTCAAATCCATTGGCCATTTTTTTATTTCTGGCCTTCTTTGCCAGTTTTGGTGCAGTTAAACCCGGTGATGATGCATCCAATCATTTTATTTTAATAGCCGGCGTGCTTGCGGGTGCTTCGTTGTGGTGGTTTATACTATCGTCCCTGATCAGTTTGTTCCGTTCCAAAATAAACCTACGCCGCCTGTGGTGGCTAAATAAAATAACCGGTGCAGCCATCGTTATACTCGTGGTGATTGGTTTTGTAGTATTTTTATTTAGCGACGCCATAAAATAA